From the Nocardiopsis changdeensis genome, one window contains:
- a CDS encoding fluoride efflux transporter FluC: protein MVLLLMTALAGGAGGACRFLVDTALTRGGRTRLPVGTLTVNVSACLLLGLLTGYALAHGYAGGLPEVAGVGFLGGYSTFGTASVEAVRLLRAGSRGVALVYAWGMLLLGLLASALGLLVGGLLP from the coding sequence GGCGGGGGGCGCCTGCCGGTTCCTGGTCGACACCGCGCTGACCCGGGGCGGCCGGACCCGGCTGCCGGTGGGCACGCTCACCGTGAACGTCTCCGCCTGCCTGCTGCTGGGCCTGCTCACCGGCTACGCCCTCGCCCACGGATACGCCGGCGGCCTCCCCGAGGTCGCCGGGGTGGGGTTCCTGGGCGGCTACTCGACGTTCGGCACGGCCTCGGTCGAGGCGGTCCGGCTGCTGCGCGCGGGCTCCCGGGGCGTCGCGCTCGTGTACGCCTGGGGGATGCTCCTGCTCGGCCTGCTCGCCTCCGCGCTGGGGCTGCTCGTGGGCGGCCTCCTCCCCTGA
- a CDS encoding glutaredoxin family protein, translating to MNEAAIRVYGADWCRDCRRTKKQLTDLAVPFEYIDVEHDPAATERAREISGRTNIPVVVYPDGTHHVEPDNAQVEAKLRELSVI from the coding sequence ATGAACGAGGCGGCGATCCGCGTCTACGGGGCCGACTGGTGCCGGGACTGCCGGCGCACGAAGAAGCAGCTCACCGACCTGGCGGTGCCCTTCGAGTACATCGACGTCGAGCACGACCCGGCCGCGACCGAGCGGGCGCGGGAGATCTCGGGGAGGACGAACATCCCGGTGGTCGTCTACCCCGACGGGACCCACCACGTCGAACCGGACAACGCGCAGGTCGAGGCGAAGCTCCGCGAGCTGTCGGTGATCTGA